From the genome of Pseudomonas sp. TMP9, one region includes:
- the hslO gene encoding Hsp33 family molecular chaperone HslO produces the protein MPDFSQRFLFDDSDIRGELVGLTDSYSHVLAKHTYPQPVAQLLGELLAAAALLIGTIKFDGLLILQARSSGAVPLLMVECSSEGELRGIARYHAEQINADASLRELMPDGVLAITVDPKAGQRYQGIVDLEGDTLADCLTNYFATSEQLPTRFWLSADGQRARGLLLQQLPADRLMEADEREASWQHALALADTVKAEELLGLDNETLLHRLYHQEALRLFEPRGLQFRCSCSRERSARALTSLGQADAQALVQEQGGQVEIDCQFCNERYLFDAADVLQLFMDGSSEGPSDTRH, from the coding sequence ATGCCTGATTTTTCCCAACGCTTCTTGTTCGACGACAGCGATATTCGTGGTGAACTGGTCGGTCTGACCGACAGCTACAGCCACGTGCTGGCCAAACACACCTACCCGCAGCCCGTCGCCCAATTACTGGGTGAGCTGCTGGCTGCCGCCGCCCTGCTGATCGGCACGATAAAATTCGACGGTCTGCTGATCCTCCAGGCCCGTTCTTCGGGCGCGGTGCCGTTGCTGATGGTCGAGTGCTCCAGCGAAGGCGAGTTGCGCGGTATCGCGCGTTATCACGCCGAGCAAATCAACGCCGATGCTAGCTTGCGTGAGTTGATGCCCGATGGCGTGCTGGCCATCACCGTCGACCCAAAAGCCGGGCAACGCTATCAAGGTATCGTTGATCTGGAAGGCGACACCTTGGCCGACTGCCTGACCAATTATTTTGCCACCTCCGAACAGTTGCCCACGCGCTTCTGGCTAAGCGCCGATGGCCAGCGTGCTCGCGGCTTGCTGCTGCAACAACTGCCGGCCGACCGCTTGATGGAAGCCGATGAGCGTGAAGCCAGCTGGCAGCATGCACTCGCCCTCGCTGACACGGTCAAGGCCGAAGAACTGCTGGGGCTGGATAATGAAACGTTGCTGCACCGCTTGTATCACCAAGAAGCGCTGCGCCTGTTTGAGCCGCGCGGGCTGCAATTTCGCTGCAGCTGCTCGCGTGAGCGCTCCGCCCGCGCGCTGACCAGCCTCGGCCAAGCGGATGCGCAGGCGTTGGTGCAAGAGCAGGGCGGGCAGGTGGAAATCGATTGCCAGTTCTGCAATGAGCGCTACCTGTTTGATGCGGCCGATGTGCTGCAATTATTTATGGATGGCAGCAGTGAGGGGCCGTCGGACACGCGCCACTGA
- a CDS encoding S4 domain-containing protein: MSDKDDDKVRLDKWLWAARFYKTRALAKAAIDGGKVHHRGERCKPGKEPRVGDVYVIRNGFDERSVVVQALSVVRRGAPEAQALYAETAESIERREQAAAQRKAGALGMQTDGRPSKKQRRQLHQFHGNQE; encoded by the coding sequence ATGAGCGATAAAGATGACGACAAGGTGCGCCTGGATAAATGGTTGTGGGCCGCGCGTTTCTATAAAACCCGCGCGCTGGCCAAGGCCGCCATCGACGGCGGCAAGGTGCATCACCGAGGTGAGCGTTGCAAACCGGGTAAGGAGCCACGAGTCGGTGATGTGTATGTGATTCGCAATGGTTTTGATGAGCGCAGCGTCGTCGTGCAGGCGCTGTCCGTGGTGCGGCGCGGCGCGCCAGAGGCGCAAGCCCTGTATGCCGAAACCGCTGAGAGCATCGAACGCCGCGAACAGGCGGCGGCGCAGCGCAAAGCTGGCGCCTTAGGCATGCAGACCGATGGCCGGCCGAGCAAAAAGCAGCGTCGGCAGTTGCATCAGTTTCACGGTAATCAGGAATAA